A segment of the Carya illinoinensis cultivar Pawnee chromosome 1, C.illinoinensisPawnee_v1, whole genome shotgun sequence genome:
TATTTCCCAATTCCGAAAGAAGCTGCGACGGGGATGGGCCACTGGGGTTTCGTTTTCGCTTACGAGAAGGGGTGGGGTTTCAGATTACGGGAAGAggtgggttgggggggggggtttcGTTTCAGATTAAGGGAAGGGGTGGGGGGTGCTGCGAAAGGAAGAAAGGGGTGGGGTGCGGTGGTTTGTTTCGTCGGCAGGAAAGGGGTGGGGTGCGGTGGTTCCCTTCGTCGGCAGGGAAGGGGTTCTAACAGAGGTCTAGGTCTGGTTTCGTAGAAGGGCACGGCCACGGGCACGTACAAGGGTGAGGATGGATTTCGTTTATTCTATTCGGTGTATCAAAAATCCACATTAACTATAGTGGAAGTCCTACGTGTCTAAATATTAGTGGGTGGCTGTTATATAGGGAAGGTCAGCCCGACCGACTAGAAGAAATTCTCTTATAATTATTATCAGCAGTAGAAGAGATGGCATGAGATACATGGTCCTATGCACATATTGTAGACTTGGTGAATCATATTAGAGCAGCAGCAAGACAAACAACGGAAGTAGATTGAAGAAACTATCGCCATTTTGGTGTAACAATAGGAAGCTACAAGATTGGAAAGGAAAAATCAAGATAAAAGGTTCTCAggatcaaagttttgaaatccgttccggagaccattccggttgaggcactggaacggaatatttcggtaccggtacgtttcggtgtaccgtttctggattaattatatattatatataaatatttatatgtatatataaactaacaattaataaaataaatacatatatatgtaagtgtgtgatatgtatatgtgtatatatatagaagaattaaagatttataaaatgaatatatattgaaaaaaatcacaaacttgagttaagacacaaaaataaaagaaaaaaaattaaagaatagacaaattattaaaaataacaatacttctagtgcacgaaaaggggtatttgaattctaaaagtataattttattcattattttttaacttatttacaagagtttttttttttttttttttttctcggaccggaattactattccggccggaataccggaattccggccggaattgaccggaacggccggaatttgaccggaacggccggaatttgacccggaacggaaTAGGTACCTATCCCGttccggtcactgttccggcacgaaaaattccggccattccggccgGAACGGAACGGTTTTTAAAACCTTGCTCAGGATTGTTGCAGCATACATGTAATGTGTTTGAAGCTTTAGACTTTGAGAAATCTTCAAGAaactaaaattcaaaaaattcgaACTAAAAAAGATCAAAACTTGCAGTGTCGTGATTAAAGTTTGGGAAATGGTTGACacaagtttaaaataaataaattttaagcaAGTTTTTGTAGATTatcataaaaagttataaaagaaaattattttttaattaataggattatttttatttttatttataaaagattatctcattttaaaaataaaaacattttatcttttttattattattattataatttttttaaattctcacacaaaatataataaataatttaattatttaaattttaaaataataataatattaaaaataatattttattctattttcaattttatatttCTACTCGCCGATATCACGTATGGGTACAAAGTCATCTTGTCCGTACGAAAGCATGTCAAATTTCTCATCTGGTCTGGATGTCCAAACACAAATCAATAAAATGGCAGATAGTTATGCCACTCTCGAACAACCATCGGAAAAAATGTCTCCGGCTAACCTTAAGGACTGTATGGAAGAGCTTTTGAGGTTCACCCTGGAGTCTTATATAAACGAAACCCTACAATTCGATCTACTGCTCTCCAAGGCCTTCTGCTACAACCTCCTCAAAGACGACCCCACCGACACCAACTCTTCCCCGATCGGTAAtattttgaagaaagaaaaagaattctatttttttacaagttACTTCCCCGTTTGGTTCCCGgtaaaatttaggaaaagaTCAAAGAGAAGCAGTGAAAAAAATGTGGTGGTTTGGGAGCCCGGGAATAGAAGTGCTCTGAATTTTCAGTTTGGGGGTTCAGTAAGTGCTGAtctgaaagggaaaaaaatcgaCTTGTGGGAGCTTAGTGTGTTTTTAGGGGTTCGAAATGGTACAGTAGGAAaatggggaaaaagaaaagaaatgcgAAAACTTTGTTTAATCTGCTTGGTCGCTAACTGGATGTAGGGAAGGAAAGAACAATTAACGATGTCGGCATCTTGAGTATTTGATTTTGTTCGGAACATAGAAAGAAATCAGAAAAAACAAGAGAAAGAAAAGTGTTTGGACAACACTAGTATCGAGTGAAATATCAAGCTAGAAataccttataaaaaaaaaaaataataattaaaaaaaaaagctagaaATATGTAACCTACAAATGTAAGGGTAATGCATCAAGTTCACCATAGGAAGTCGATCGGTTTTGTTATAAAGAGACACCTTTGGTTCCAGGGACATGTAATGACCTGGATGAAATGTAGAGAATGAGTAAGTGTTCGTTTATTTGGTGAGTTAAGGTCGGAAAACAAAAGAGCTAAGGATTCCAGATTTGTAAATCGCACCATTCTGAACTTAATGAGATGAAAGAAAACACGGTTCACTTGGGTCTATTATATCTATTTCCTTTGCCTTATGAAATAAAGATATAAAAGGCAGAGATTCAAATTTCCAATTAGTTTTATTTCCAGGGTTTTCGTGGCTATTAAATGGACTGTTAACTTTCAGatttagaaaattctttttcacaaattttctatGTATTTCTTAGACTCTGTTTGGAAGAGTGTCTCAGATTATCtgttaatagtagtgaaatagtttgtaaataatagtgaaatagtagtgaatagtttgtgaatagtaataaatagtttgtgaatagtagtgaaatagtttgtaaataataatgaatagcaGTAAacagtttgtgaatagtagtgaagtagTCTCAGAAGAGAACAGTTGTGTTCCCAAATATAGCCTTATACCCTTTGTCATCTGAAACGAGCTTGTAGTAATTCATGTCAGGAATCATAGTGAAACTTTCTTCGTTTTATTCAGGGGTCATGTTATAAATTTTATCTACTACTCGTTTGCAAGAAAATGCAAATGAAATACAAAACATCCATTAAATGGAACGCAATAATCGAATTGAAAGGTCTAGTCATACAATATGCATTCTAGATCAAAGATCACATTCTGATGAAGCACTCTGTTACTTCTTTTGTTTACATAATTTCTAAAGAGAGGTCCGAATTGATTCTATTTTGATTGTAGATGTCTGCTTCATTGAATTAGACGATGCTAATTCATCATACACATTTGACAGATTCTTCTCTAGGAGTCCCATCATATCCTTTATACAAGCGACTGGCATCGTCATTATTAGAATCAATAGATTCTAAAACCTTCTGTAGATCGCACTGCAATTTTATGTTGATCCCCGAAGGAAGCTCCTTTAAGCAGAAAGAAGCTGAATGGCAGAAGATAGTTTTCCACAAGGGATCTGAACTAGTGAATGTAAGTTTTGATTGATGTTGTTATTCGATGCCAATTTTTGTTGATGTATGAAATGTTGAGGCTCACTTCACATAAACATAACTTATGCTGAATTTTAATAGCTTATGAAGACTGCAGTCCACGAACTTCATGTTCAGGAGCCTTTCTTTTCACAGCTAAAAGGTATCAAAGTGTTTCTACTGTGAATTTCGTGTTTCTTGTCTGAACATGACTAAATAATATCTCTATGTTGTGACTAGGAGAATTAACTATTTCTATGTTGATTACCAATAATTTTTGAAGCATTTCTATCTTATCTGGtaattttgacattggatgtAGATGGCCAGAAAACAATTGAAGGAAGGTGTGCTGTTGGTGACTACAATAGGTATACAAATTCGATTATATGTGAATTTACTGataaatgctttttttttttttttttttttttaatgcatttcTCATTTTGTATTGTTAGAGATAatattcttggatttatgactTTTTAATGAGGATTTTGGTGCCTAACATGGATATCTAATGCTGTCACCTAATTCAATGCAGAAATTGAGGTATTTATTTTGTTGGTTTATCATTGAAACTAAACTAACGGAAAAGCCAATAAAATTAGTTGGGGGCCCAAACTAAACTAACTGAATTTGATGTAACAAGACATAACTAGAGCCATGTTCCACTCCCAATCTAAGAGTCCTCCCCAAGAAGGTTTTCATTGCAATTTTGAACTTGAATGGTTTTTGATCAAATTTTGTCTTCCCAAAAGTAGTCACAATAAACCCATTTAGATCATTGATTAGGTCGGAGGTCACAAAAATGGGTTCAGGTGGTTTTTTCCAAAGGGCGGCTTGCACACCTTATGCTTGGACAAATAAGTTTCCTTTAGGTTGTTGATCTTGGATTAGGTCATAAGATTAAGTTCAGCCTAAATCACCTCAAATGACATTGGTGGGCTATGAGGGCAGGGTGTAGAAGACTGCTAGAAGAGGTTGAGGTATTTCTCTCATTTCATTATCTATGAGTTGACTGATGggtctaattttagattttgacATGATGTGTGATTCAGGGGCCAGCCCTTGAGGACTTCCTTCTTCTGTCCCATTGTAATGGTGCTTCAATTGCATAACATTTGCAGATTTCTGAAAGTATGTCCTACTATAATGTTACTTTCATCAAATCAGCCTATGATTGGAGATGAAGTTGTTCTCTTTGTTCTTTAacaagttgtattattttaggTGGATTACAGGTGGCGATGATCAAATATGTTTGGTCCCGTCCCAAATATGGATATGTAACACCCAGACCCagagtttttattattattattattattagatatgtTTTGAGGTagtaatttgattttgaatagGATTCATCTTGATAACTACAGGTCCTTTTTTATTCTCTGTTTGTTTTTCCTAATCAGAAAACTATTTATTCAAACAGTTCAAAATCTCTTATCCTttcagtttttttgtttttatttcctCGTGGGAGTAGTTCTCCAAAGTTCAGTTAAATTCAAACTCCCAACTCCAGACTTtacctccctctccctcatctATAAAAACCACAACACCCTCAGAATTAAACACGAaaccttaaattcataaacaCCGTAGCAGCctctacaagccaaaaacccaCCTCCTGCAACCAAACAGCCGCCACTTCACCGGAATCCACCACAGAGCCCGCCGATGGTGAGTTTTCCTCCCACCTCAACGTACGTCAACGCCGTTTAAGCCCTTCCCGTTGTTTTTTTCCCTCTGCCATTACTGACCAGAGCCACTGGGTGTTGTGGCCAGCCACCATCAACCACACAAAGGAGGTCGGAGCACTTTTCCAATTGCCCAGAAACTGCCGATCAGCCACCCTGCACCGTTTTTGGTGAGTTCCCCAtaggatctctctctctctctatcttcgtATTTTCAGTTCTCAGTGTTGTGAGCCACTCCCGTAAGTAGGGCTGCAAACGAACCGAATTGAGTCGAATTCGAATAAGGGGTCAAGAGCTCGTTTAGCATATATATCtgctcgaactcgactcgagctcgaaaaatattgaaaatttttgaTCGAGCTCGACTCGTCTAATGTAAATTatgatcgaactcgactcgaactcgagtACAAAAAATACTCGAGTTTATACGAGCTCGAGTagctcgactcgagctcgaATTAAATCTgattcataatttttatttttatttttttggttggttgaagcacaaatgagatttttttttttttgataaatgaatggaattatttctcttaatcaattttaactagaattatgataatatatattaaattgagcTCTTAATGCTTTTAGACATAAATCAATGATTCATCACTTGCCACATGcccacaatataattacaatttacaaataggtaaaataataatttcaacaTCTAAGATATCATATTACaataaattacaatttcaaatggaaaatcactaattacaattacaattttcagaaaactttaaaaaaaataaaaataataaattataatttcaaatggtaaatcactaattacaattacaatttACAGCAAACTTATAGTGTTAAATTTAGAAATACACTAAATAATACCATCATCACTATCACACTATATAGTGTTAAATTCTTCTCCACCAATAATACCATCAACAGTCTCCACCAATGGACTTGCAGATGAGCATTCAACAATTGGTACTTGTTCAGACATGTCTAAAAAAGGATACAACCAGCTAAAGTTAGAAATATACTAAAAAAgcttctatcaaaaaaaaaaaaaaaaaccactaaaAAAGCTACTAAGAGGATTTCCTCTTATTACTTAgtttaatcaaaataaaaaccTACATGATAACGTCACTATTTAAAGTAAATAGCACATCCAATCTACAAGAAATGATAACGTGCATTAAAGACGAACTCCAAGAAAACATATAAATCATAATtaccaacaaaataattaattgtttcactttacacgtataaaaaatagaaggaaTGATCAATACAAAGTACAAACACATATAAGCACATCTTAGAGCCCAAATGACACATATGTGAGTGTAAAAAAATCCTTGGAGACGTGCCTTTACATGCATTAGACACATATTGAAGTGTCTTTACATGCATCAGAGATGTGTCAGTACTTAAATAATATTGAATATGGGGAAGGGCATTATGATAGAGGAGGTTTGGGTTGAATTCAATGAATGCACCGGTTTGATCAGATCTTTCCTTGATTGGAttgaaaatcttatttttattcattcaattGTTTGAAGGATATCCCATTTTCGTCGGTTTGAAGatattccttcttctttcttcaaaaGAGTTTAGTTTATGGGTCTCAGTTGGAACACCCTGTGCGAAGATTTTCTCGACAAAACCAAGCAAAATCAATCAACTAGAATTCACTTCAAAGGCTCAAGTTCTCAAACGTTGACCGGTTCAGAAAAAATCCAGTTCTCCAAGCAAAACCCGtgagtataaaaaaaatccttgTGCCAGCATCACCCAGACCAGCAAACTaaaaacttgataaaaataatccttctcatctctttatttttcatcacGAGAGGAACGAGCtatcgaga
Coding sequences within it:
- the LOC122313629 gene encoding uncharacterized protein LOC122313629 isoform X4 — encoded protein: MSNFSSGLDVQTQINKMADSYATLEQPSEKMSPANLKDCMEELLRFTLESYINETLQFDLLLSKAFCYNLLKDDPTDTNSSPIDSSLGVPSYPLYKRLASSLLESIDSKTFCRSHCNFMLIPEGSSFKQKEAEWQKIVFHKGSELVNLMKTAVHELHVQEPFFSQLKDGQKTIEGRCAVGDYNRIASGSLILFNKCVIFEVQDVQWHASFSNMLGAESLAKVLPGVETIEEGVQIYRRFYTEEKERSNGVLAIYVSKVDVQPYILLATLLSGLSYEGVQGLLGLTHTTGTVPDALPPPRSTLLSSFMLPCKPNVEGCTLTHGARALEKHANRSSSKYWGTLKGNGIVMQ